The Deinococcus koreensis genome window below encodes:
- a CDS encoding serine hydrolase produces the protein MTAEFLSDLQARGFRGEVGLCVSDLEGQELLALQPVRVFPAASTIKMPLLVLALELAQRGELELSARVEMRAADRVSGAGVLHELQGGLALTWQDVLTLMIIVSDNTATNMLIERLGMEAVNGWLSERGWAATRLIGRLQLPPEQRNEAQRRGERNRTTAREQVELLGALARGELLDGVHTGLALDILGRQQYRDIIGRRVPRAQDGELLYRLCSKSGELSGVHHDVGLLFTPRPLIVALLSEGGTDMREHPENQDVSLLADALWPLLAHFGQVRQQVGGGPVRG, from the coding sequence ATGACGGCTGAGTTTCTGAGCGATCTGCAGGCCCGGGGGTTCAGGGGCGAGGTGGGCCTGTGCGTGTCCGATCTGGAGGGCCAGGAGCTGCTCGCCCTGCAGCCCGTGCGGGTGTTTCCGGCAGCCAGCACCATCAAGATGCCCCTGCTGGTGCTGGCGCTGGAACTCGCGCAGCGCGGCGAGCTGGAGCTGAGCGCGCGGGTCGAGATGCGCGCCGCCGACCGGGTGAGCGGCGCGGGCGTGCTGCACGAACTTCAGGGCGGCCTGGCTCTGACCTGGCAGGACGTCCTGACCCTGATGATCATCGTCAGCGACAACACGGCCACCAATATGCTCATCGAGCGGCTGGGCATGGAGGCGGTCAACGGCTGGCTCTCCGAACGCGGCTGGGCCGCCACCCGCCTGATCGGCAGGTTGCAGCTGCCGCCCGAGCAGCGCAACGAGGCGCAGCGGCGCGGCGAGCGCAACCGCACCACGGCGCGCGAACAGGTCGAACTGCTGGGGGCGCTGGCACGCGGAGAACTGCTGGACGGGGTTCACACCGGACTGGCCCTGGACATCCTGGGCCGCCAGCAGTACCGCGACATCATCGGGCGCCGGGTGCCGCGCGCCCAGGACGGCGAGCTGCTGTACCGGCTGTGCAGCAAGAGCGGCGAGCTGAGCGGCGTCCACCACGATGTCGGGCTGCTGTTCACGCCGCGCCCGCTGATCGTGGCCCTGCTCTCCGAGGGCGGCACGGACATGCGCGAGCATCCCGAGAATCAGGACGTGAGCCTGCTGGCCGACGCCCTGTGGCCCCTGCTGGCCCATTTCGGACAGGTGCGCCAGCAGGTCGGTGGGGGCCCCGTCCGGGGGTGA
- a CDS encoding Rieske (2Fe-2S) protein codes for MTRYKRQDPELTRRKFINAAMGGAAAVGGISLISTLGAAKPAFRLTPQLAPPLAGDIIVHSDPSRYGEPVKVSDLSEQLVRAWPAFKDEGGKLVVRDQDPTSVLAVYRFPKGQIVEPTNLEATIDGEIVAYGDRCTHAGCNVEDNKQQPGLMNCPCHSGQYDPKQGCKVIGGPPPHPLPQLPIKLEGEQLVVTGFFMSVPYGYSKEEDWKRYTEQVQEALS; via the coding sequence ATGACCCGCTATAAGAGACAAGACCCCGAACTGACCCGCCGCAAGTTCATCAACGCTGCCATGGGCGGCGCCGCGGCCGTGGGCGGGATCAGCCTGATCAGCACCCTGGGCGCGGCCAAGCCCGCCTTCCGCCTGACCCCCCAGCTGGCGCCCCCGCTGGCCGGCGACATCATCGTCCACTCCGACCCCAGCCGCTACGGCGAGCCGGTCAAGGTGTCGGATCTCAGCGAACAGCTCGTGCGCGCCTGGCCCGCCTTCAAGGACGAGGGAGGCAAGCTGGTGGTGCGCGACCAGGATCCGACGAGCGTGCTGGCGGTCTACCGCTTTCCCAAGGGCCAGATCGTGGAGCCGACCAACCTGGAGGCCACCATTGACGGCGAGATCGTCGCCTACGGGGATCGCTGCACCCACGCCGGCTGCAACGTCGAGGACAACAAGCAGCAGCCGGGCCTGATGAACTGCCCCTGCCACTCCGGCCAGTACGATCCCAAGCAGGGCTGCAAGGTGATCGGCGGCCCACCCCCTCATCCGCTGCCGCAATTGCCGATCAAGCTGGAAGGTGAACAGCTGGTCGTGACCGGCTTCTTCATGAGCGTGCCCTACGGCTACAGCAAGGAAGAGGACTGGAAGAGGTACACCGAGCAGGTTCAGGAGGCACTGTCATGA
- a CDS encoding DdrH: MTNPATPNPYAEWFERLRAEYGDQLGAMPLPDGLPEHLRLLIQNRDEEAIQFMLKLAWQFGAQVGYAAGSRQGEEISVMPSSRSVQA, from the coding sequence ATGACGAACCCTGCTACGCCCAACCCGTATGCCGAGTGGTTCGAGCGGCTCCGCGCCGAGTACGGAGACCAGCTCGGGGCCATGCCACTGCCCGACGGCCTCCCCGAGCACCTCCGGCTGCTGATCCAGAACCGCGACGAGGAAGCCATCCAGTTCATGCTCAAGCTCGCCTGGCAGTTCGGCGCTCAGGTCGGCTACGCCGCCGGCAGCCGCCAGGGCGAAGAGATCAGTGTGATGCCCTCGTCCCGGAGCGTGCAGGCGTAA
- a CDS encoding c-type cytochrome, whose translation MERNDAVMPWVAIVSAAMMWILLLFLFNKETAPEPVVVDQAVVASIAKDYPTVGKAVFEGKGNCVGCHGAQGQGIIGPKLAGDEKLLKDPVYVHTILVNGKGAMPAYGNTLTESEIYAVANYVLNSWGNKIDPLLTPATVAEGQTKIDPAVLKNRSRFVPEDLKLPEIFLATFIMVLLTYGLIGLYSVWAEGMELHPGIHKVRSSPLAVMAMLTTLALTVVFSVLFVRQMVTDYAGWAAKEPVMPNVTAEGFYAAMILLTLAAALALYKKYFMDGEVLVEDASGEFPW comes from the coding sequence GTGGAAAGAAACGACGCTGTTATGCCCTGGGTCGCCATCGTGAGCGCGGCCATGATGTGGATTCTGCTGCTCTTCCTGTTCAACAAGGAAACGGCGCCAGAGCCGGTCGTTGTGGATCAGGCGGTCGTGGCGAGTATTGCGAAGGATTACCCGACGGTGGGTAAGGCCGTTTTTGAAGGCAAGGGGAACTGCGTGGGCTGTCACGGCGCGCAGGGCCAGGGCATCATCGGGCCCAAGCTGGCCGGCGACGAGAAGCTCCTGAAAGATCCCGTGTACGTCCACACCATCCTGGTGAACGGCAAGGGCGCCATGCCCGCCTACGGGAATACCCTGACGGAAAGCGAGATCTACGCGGTCGCCAACTATGTGCTGAACTCCTGGGGCAACAAGATCGATCCGCTGCTGACGCCGGCCACCGTGGCCGAAGGCCAGACCAAGATCGACCCGGCCGTGCTGAAGAACCGCAGCCGCTTCGTGCCCGAGGATCTGAAGCTGCCCGAGATCTTCCTGGCCACGTTCATCATGGTGCTGCTCACCTACGGCCTGATCGGGCTCTACTCCGTCTGGGCCGAGGGCATGGAACTGCACCCCGGCATCCACAAGGTGCGCTCCTCGCCGCTGGCCGTGATGGCCATGCTGACCACGCTGGCCCTGACCGTGGTGTTCAGCGTGCTGTTCGTGCGCCAGATGGTGACCGACTACGCCGGCTGGGCCGCCAAGGAACCGGTGATGCCCAACGTGACCGCCGAGGGCTTCTACGCCGCGATGATCCTGCTCACGCTGGCTGCCGCGCTGGCGCTGTACAAGAAGTACTTCATGGACGGCGAGGTGCTCGTCGAGGACGCCAGCGGCGAGTTCCCCTGGTGA
- a CDS encoding HesB/IscA family protein: protein MTATSFPDPSAGVPNRDISISEFGAQKALGILANSGKENAGVRVFIKSGGCSGYQYGMAIDDRELEGDTIVYDRGVKLLVDRMSLPLLRGGEVDFVENMMGGGFTVNNPNATSSCGCGHSFRTDSSQAPDGEGSGGCSSH, encoded by the coding sequence ATGACCGCGACCTCGTTTCCCGATCCCAGCGCTGGTGTGCCCAACCGGGACATCAGCATCAGTGAATTTGGCGCGCAGAAAGCCCTCGGCATCCTGGCGAACAGCGGCAAGGAAAATGCCGGCGTGCGCGTGTTCATCAAGAGTGGTGGCTGCAGCGGCTACCAGTACGGCATGGCCATCGACGACCGTGAACTCGAGGGCGACACCATCGTCTACGACCGGGGCGTGAAGCTGCTGGTCGACCGGATGAGCCTGCCCCTGCTGCGCGGCGGCGAGGTCGATTTCGTCGAGAACATGATGGGCGGCGGCTTCACCGTCAACAACCCCAACGCGACCAGCTCCTGCGGCTGTGGTCACTCCTTCCGCACCGACAGCTCCCAGGCCCCCGACGGGGAGGGCAGCGGCGGCTGCTCCAGCCACTAG
- a CDS encoding ABC transporter permease, whose product MTTALPTPSAPARARSNSTFAIALRRLRKHRAAMASLIVILLLILVALFAPFIAPYDPNTQDLNGIYVPPSPGHLMGQDSLGRDLFSRIIYGSRISLIVGFTVSLFSVLLGTLMGVLAGYFGGRTDTLISRFIEIMLSVPELPLLLTLSGLLLSSDAPFLVALRQNPNNSVFIIVGIFTFFGWMGTARLVRGEVLKLKNLEYVDAARALGATSGRVMARHLVPNLLAIIIVNGTLAVGGAILGEAALSFLGFGIQPPVSTWGNMLSNANEVVLEHPYVAFWPGLAILITVLSFNFLGDGLRDAFDPKSRL is encoded by the coding sequence ATGACCACCGCACTGCCCACTCCGTCGGCCCCCGCCCGTGCGCGCAGCAACTCGACCTTCGCCATCGCCCTGCGCCGCCTGCGCAAGCACCGCGCGGCCATGGCGAGCCTGATCGTGATCCTGCTGCTGATCCTCGTGGCCCTCTTCGCGCCGTTCATCGCGCCCTACGACCCCAACACCCAGGACTTGAACGGTATCTACGTCCCGCCCAGCCCCGGGCACCTGATGGGCCAGGACAGCCTGGGGCGCGACCTGTTCTCGCGGATCATCTACGGCAGCCGCATCAGCCTGATCGTGGGCTTCACGGTCTCGCTGTTCTCGGTGCTGCTGGGCACGCTGATGGGCGTGCTGGCCGGCTATTTTGGGGGGCGCACCGACACCCTGATCAGCCGCTTCATCGAGATCATGCTCTCGGTGCCCGAGCTGCCGCTGCTGCTGACCCTCAGCGGCCTGCTGCTCTCCAGCGACGCCCCCTTCCTGGTGGCCCTGCGCCAGAATCCGAACAACAGCGTGTTCATCATCGTCGGCATCTTCACCTTCTTCGGCTGGATGGGCACCGCCCGCCTGGTGCGCGGCGAGGTGCTCAAGCTCAAGAACCTCGAATACGTGGACGCCGCCCGCGCGCTGGGCGCCACCTCCGGGCGCGTCATGGCCCGGCATCTGGTGCCCAACCTGCTCGCCATCATCATCGTGAACGGCACGCTGGCGGTCGGCGGCGCCATTCTGGGCGAGGCCGCGCTGTCCTTTCTGGGTTTCGGCATCCAGCCGCCGGTCTCGACCTGGGGCAACATGCTCAGCAACGCCAACGAGGTCGTGCTGGAGCATCCCTACGTGGCCTTCTGGCCGGGGCTGGCGATCCTGATCACGGTGCTGTCCTTCAACTTCCTGGGCGACGGCCTGCGCGACGCCTTCGATCCCAAGAGCCGCCTTTAA
- a CDS encoding cytochrome b encodes MNQWLDERLHISRLNDKFLRKAFPVHHSFFLGEITLFSLIVLILTGILLALSYEPSNTLVVNSFDPGTGDKPNLIPAAYHSALKINAMPFGDMLRRTHHWMANIMIAASVIHMMRIYFTGAFKKPREINWWIGMLLLIFAALTAVTGYILPYDNYAYQTAGVVYAITKSVPWVGDWLAQAAFAGQFPGAGIIPRIYGYHIMLLPGILLAATGAHMLLMIKQKHTQPQYAKRIAYKKIVGVPLLTQQTPIMLTLTLLFTGIVLLFGAFIPVHPVEYFGPPSSTPISNIKPDWYLLWVFGALAIIPAFDFELLGGTIGAEFVGAMVFPGIVVGLMFAVPMLDRAKENNYYAENPTNHPVRLGAGVAFMAFMLMLSLAGYKPDLIAAGVLTSANANTILWILVFAVPALTYFAVLGIVRMIRALREADEREAAAHSQQALSADD; translated from the coding sequence ATGAACCAGTGGTTAGACGAGCGTCTGCACATCTCCCGCCTGAACGACAAGTTCCTGCGGAAAGCCTTCCCGGTGCATCACTCCTTCTTCTTAGGAGAGATCACGCTGTTCAGCCTGATCGTGCTGATCCTGACCGGCATCCTGCTGGCGCTGTCGTACGAGCCCAGCAACACGCTGGTCGTGAACTCCTTCGATCCGGGTACGGGCGACAAACCCAACCTGATTCCGGCCGCCTACCACTCGGCCCTGAAGATCAACGCCATGCCCTTCGGCGACATGCTGCGCCGCACCCACCACTGGATGGCGAACATCATGATCGCGGCCTCCGTGATCCACATGATGCGGATCTATTTCACGGGCGCCTTCAAGAAGCCCCGCGAGATCAACTGGTGGATCGGGATGCTGCTGCTGATCTTCGCGGCCCTGACCGCCGTGACCGGCTACATCCTGCCCTACGACAACTACGCCTATCAGACGGCGGGCGTGGTCTACGCGATCACCAAGTCCGTGCCCTGGGTGGGCGACTGGCTGGCGCAGGCCGCCTTCGCCGGACAGTTCCCCGGCGCCGGGATCATCCCGCGCATCTACGGCTACCACATCATGCTGCTGCCGGGCATCCTGCTGGCGGCCACCGGTGCCCACATGCTGCTGATGATCAAGCAGAAGCACACCCAGCCGCAGTACGCCAAGCGCATTGCCTACAAGAAGATCGTCGGCGTGCCGCTGCTGACCCAGCAGACCCCCATCATGCTCACGCTGACCCTGCTGTTCACGGGCATCGTGCTGCTGTTCGGCGCGTTCATCCCGGTACACCCGGTCGAGTACTTCGGGCCGCCCAGCTCGACCCCGATCAGTAACATCAAGCCCGACTGGTACCTGCTGTGGGTCTTCGGGGCCCTGGCGATCATCCCCGCCTTCGACTTCGAGCTGCTGGGCGGCACCATCGGCGCCGAGTTCGTAGGGGCCATGGTCTTCCCCGGCATCGTGGTAGGCCTGATGTTCGCCGTGCCGATGCTCGACCGCGCCAAGGAGAACAACTACTACGCCGAGAACCCCACCAACCACCCGGTGCGGCTGGGTGCAGGGGTCGCGTTCATGGCCTTCATGCTGATGCTCTCGCTGGCGGGGTACAAACCCGATCTGATCGCGGCCGGCGTGCTGACCTCCGCCAACGCCAACACGATCCTGTGGATCCTGGTGTTCGCGGTACCCGCCTTGACCTACTTCGCCGTGCTGGGCATCGTCCGCATGATCCGCGCCCTGCGTGAGGCCGACGAACGTGAAGCCGCGGCCCACTCCCAGCAGGCCCTGTCTGCCGACGACTGA
- the ruvC gene encoding crossover junction endodeoxyribonuclease RuvC, producing the protein MIVLGIDPGLANLGLGLVDGDIRKARHLYHVCLTTESAWIMPRRLQYIHEEVSRLLAEYRPDAVAIEDQILRKQADVAFKVGQAFGVVQLACAQAGVPIHAYGPMQVKKSLVGTGRAEKEQVIYMVKASLGVRELFNNHAADALALALTHLAHAPVKERAAQLVR; encoded by the coding sequence ATGATCGTTCTCGGCATCGACCCCGGCCTGGCCAATCTGGGCCTGGGTCTGGTCGACGGTGACATCCGCAAGGCCCGTCACCTGTACCACGTCTGCCTCACCACCGAGAGCGCCTGGATCATGCCGCGCCGGCTGCAGTACATCCACGAGGAGGTCTCGCGGCTGCTAGCCGAGTACCGGCCCGACGCCGTGGCCATCGAGGATCAGATCCTGCGCAAGCAGGCGGACGTGGCCTTCAAGGTCGGGCAGGCCTTCGGGGTGGTGCAGCTCGCCTGCGCCCAGGCCGGCGTGCCCATCCATGCCTACGGGCCCATGCAGGTCAAGAAGTCGCTGGTGGGCACCGGCCGCGCCGAGAAGGAGCAGGTGATCTACATGGTCAAGGCGTCCCTGGGCGTGCGCGAACTGTTCAACAACCACGCCGCCGACGCCCTGGCCCTGGCCCTGACCCACCTGGCCCACGCTCCGGTCAAGGAGCGCGCCGCGCAGCTCGTCCGCTGA
- a CDS encoding MFS transporter: MLWLRPLTMLRLLALLALSEAVRTALFVSVLPLAGPALNLGPALIGALAGTHYLADALAKGPSGLITERWGLGRTLPVITGLGLAATLTLRFYPHPVAALLACAVWGLASAALWPGIMSASQALAQPGRTARALAISNLSVAPAILLGALGIGPLMQYSAELAWNSLLLMQGLAAALALSLWRLRTPRPGTRLVWTAWAPVAALLPAALAQTLAPGLLVTLLYPLLERLNLSLRDLILPGLLALGLFALSLWLIGRRADRDHPRRALRPGLLLLAATFALAALPEPQRFLWLLATLLGLGYGAFLTGWNGLVARTLPEGQRAAAWGTVMAVEALGYAIGPVLGGAVWQVWGAGGVFTLGAVIFLGALGYDLWRHRPGPERRTA, translated from the coding sequence ATGTTGTGGCTGCGGCCCCTGACCATGCTGCGGCTTCTGGCCCTGCTCGCCCTGAGCGAGGCCGTCCGGACGGCCCTGTTCGTGTCGGTGCTGCCCCTGGCGGGCCCGGCCCTGAATCTCGGGCCCGCCCTGATCGGCGCGCTGGCCGGCACCCACTACCTGGCCGACGCCCTGGCCAAAGGCCCCAGCGGCCTGATTACCGAACGCTGGGGGCTGGGCCGCACCCTGCCCGTGATCACGGGCCTGGGACTGGCGGCCACCCTGACCCTGAGGTTTTACCCCCATCCGGTGGCGGCGCTGCTGGCCTGCGCGGTCTGGGGGCTGGCCTCCGCCGCCCTGTGGCCCGGCATCATGAGCGCGTCTCAGGCGCTGGCCCAGCCCGGCCGCACGGCCCGCGCCCTGGCCATCAGCAACCTGAGCGTGGCGCCCGCCATCCTGCTCGGCGCGCTGGGCATCGGGCCCCTGATGCAGTACAGCGCCGAGCTGGCCTGGAACAGCCTGCTGCTGATGCAGGGACTGGCGGCCGCGCTGGCCCTGAGCCTCTGGCGCCTCCGCACTCCCCGGCCCGGCACCCGGCTGGTCTGGACGGCCTGGGCACCCGTGGCGGCGCTGCTGCCGGCCGCGCTCGCCCAGACCCTGGCGCCGGGCCTGCTGGTCACCCTGCTCTACCCGTTGCTGGAACGCCTGAACCTGAGCCTGCGCGACCTGATCCTGCCGGGCCTGCTGGCGCTGGGCCTGTTCGCGCTGAGCCTGTGGCTGATCGGCCGCCGAGCCGACCGCGACCACCCCCGCCGCGCACTGCGGCCGGGCCTGCTGCTGCTGGCCGCGACCTTCGCGCTGGCGGCCCTGCCCGAGCCGCAGCGCTTCCTGTGGCTGCTGGCCACCCTGCTGGGCCTGGGCTACGGCGCCTTCCTCACCGGATGGAACGGACTGGTCGCCCGCACACTGCCCGAAGGCCAGCGCGCCGCCGCCTGGGGCACAGTGATGGCCGTGGAAGCGCTGGGCTACGCGATCGGCCCGGTGCTGGGCGGCGCCGTGTGGCAGGTGTGGGGCGCCGGCGGCGTGTTCACGCTGGGCGCCGTGATCTTTCTGGGGGCGCTGGGATACGACCTGTGGCGCCACCGTCCTGGGCCTGAACGCCGCACCGCCTAG
- a CDS encoding response regulator — MIRVLLVDDHALFRQGLRSLLETEGMRVIGEAANGREALRYAADTHPDVILMDIQMPELDGVKATQSILETDPTARVIMITMYRQDRYVFEAVKAGARGYILKDADAATLLDAIRRVAAGEALLDADMAQNVLDDFRDKREELPSEKHADLNERETMILKLLAQGFSNQEIALRLDISEKTVRNRLSEIFTKLQLNNRTQAALYAIREGIANLD, encoded by the coding sequence ATGATCCGCGTTCTGCTCGTCGATGACCACGCGCTGTTCCGTCAGGGGCTGCGTAGCCTGCTCGAAACGGAGGGGATGCGCGTGATCGGGGAGGCCGCCAACGGCCGTGAGGCCCTGCGCTACGCCGCCGACACCCACCCGGACGTGATCCTGATGGACATCCAGATGCCCGAGCTGGACGGCGTGAAGGCCACCCAGAGCATCCTGGAGACCGATCCCACCGCGCGGGTCATCATGATCACCATGTACCGCCAGGATCGTTACGTGTTCGAGGCGGTCAAGGCCGGCGCACGCGGCTACATCCTCAAGGACGCGGACGCGGCCACGCTGCTCGACGCGATCCGGCGGGTGGCGGCGGGCGAGGCCCTGCTGGACGCCGACATGGCCCAGAACGTGCTGGACGACTTCCGCGACAAGCGTGAGGAGCTGCCCAGCGAGAAGCACGCGGACCTGAACGAGCGCGAGACCATGATCCTCAAGCTGCTCGCCCAGGGCTTCTCGAACCAGGAGATCGCCCTGCGGCTGGACATCAGTGAGAAGACGGTGCGCAACCGGCTGTCGGAGATCTTCACCAAGCTGCAGCTCAACAACCGCACCCAGGCGGCGCTGTACGCCATCCGTGAGGGCATCGCCAACCTTGATTGA
- a CDS encoding ABC transporter permease produces MGTYILRRVLQMIPLLLFVSLMVFMLTALQPGDPVDQLAFGNPNITPDDIARLKHAYGYDQPWFVRYFFWLRQAVAGNFGYSQDFNIPALEFVFQQRMPNTLLLTVPALIVSTLIAVPLGIFSAIRQYSIPDYLLTFFSFLAFSAPVFWVAAMAMYFFAVYLPGVTGGALSLPPGGLGSPELPLDAGIWTTVLDKLKYLLLPLSILMLREIAVTMRFMRANMLEVMTQDFVRTARAKGLTSRVVLYKHALRNAVAPILTLMGLSIPGLFGGAVITETVFSWPGMGRAIFDALVSKDFNVVMVSLMLLALLTVIFQLLTDIAYAYVDPRIRYT; encoded by the coding sequence ATGGGAACGTATATCCTCCGCCGCGTCCTGCAGATGATTCCACTGCTGCTCTTCGTCAGCCTGATGGTCTTCATGCTGACTGCCCTGCAACCGGGCGATCCGGTCGATCAGCTCGCCTTCGGCAACCCGAACATCACCCCGGATGACATCGCGCGGCTCAAACACGCCTACGGCTACGACCAGCCCTGGTTCGTGCGCTACTTCTTCTGGCTGCGGCAGGCGGTGGCCGGGAACTTCGGCTACTCGCAGGACTTCAACATTCCCGCGCTGGAGTTCGTGTTCCAGCAGCGGATGCCCAACACTTTGCTGCTGACCGTGCCGGCCCTCATCGTCAGTACGCTGATCGCCGTGCCGCTGGGCATCTTCAGCGCCATCCGGCAGTATTCCATTCCGGACTATCTGCTCACCTTCTTCAGTTTCCTGGCCTTCAGCGCCCCGGTCTTCTGGGTGGCGGCCATGGCCATGTACTTCTTCGCGGTCTACCTGCCGGGTGTGACCGGCGGCGCCCTCTCGCTGCCCCCCGGCGGCCTGGGCAGCCCCGAACTCCCGCTGGACGCCGGGATCTGGACGACGGTGCTGGACAAACTGAAGTACCTGCTGCTGCCGCTGAGCATCCTGATGCTGCGCGAGATCGCCGTGACCATGCGCTTCATGCGCGCCAACATGCTGGAGGTCATGACCCAGGACTTCGTGCGAACCGCCCGCGCCAAGGGGCTGACCAGCCGCGTGGTGCTGTACAAGCACGCCCTTCGCAACGCGGTGGCCCCAATCCTGACCCTGATGGGCCTGAGCATCCCGGGCCTCTTCGGCGGCGCGGTGATCACCGAAACGGTCTTTTCCTGGCCCGGCATGGGCCGCGCGATCTTCGACGCCCTGGTCAGCAAGGACTTCAACGTGGTGATGGTCTCGCTGATGCTGCTGGCCCTGCTGACCGTCATCTTCCAGCTGCTGACCGATATCGCCTACGCCTACGTCGATCCCCGTATCCGCTACACCTGA
- a CDS encoding peptide ABC transporter substrate-binding protein: MKKTLALTAFLLGAALAGPANNSLVVGTSQEPPNIYDPWNTNNLAITAEINGYMGAGFISIDDDGEVQPDIATRAPTLANGDYKVVKNAAGDVIRNSVTYTIRKDAKWSDGTPITIADAQFWLKLQLDDRVPVPDRDPWDRAKITANDADTFTVTFEPPYLFAEQVGAPGIAPLHVMGAAWNAFDAKTKDEKDAKVVNEEWKKFISSYTTARNLPKVVAGPFKPTAWRTGNSLTMTRNPAYWNQPKAGADKYVQTVVYRFIPNTNTLKVNTLSGQLDAVSAVGLTFDQGVDLSRTERGKYKTYFVPGAVWEHIDVNTRGQKAKDLDLDDPRMRQALLYSIDRDALTKALFQGRQAVSNSWISPISKLYKKDVTDYNQNVARAKSLFTALGWTPGSDGILQKAGKKLTLNFGTTAGNSVRERVQQILQAQWKAVGVQVNIQNYPASVFFGPDFLSKGETGKWDLAMYAWSNNPLFEEGNLFKSDAIPTAANGYSGQNNAGWKNAEYDTLFKKAQVEFDSAARIKLFDRMQTIWNSEVPSLPLYFRVNVYTKVPGLANYTFSAYTQYPSWNAANIGWLSRGAVEEYKQK; the protein is encoded by the coding sequence ATGAAGAAGACCCTTGCCCTCACCGCATTCCTGCTCGGCGCCGCGCTGGCCGGCCCTGCCAACAACAGCCTGGTGGTCGGCACCTCGCAGGAGCCGCCCAACATCTACGATCCCTGGAACACCAACAACCTGGCGATTACCGCCGAGATCAACGGGTACATGGGCGCCGGCTTCATCTCTATCGACGACGACGGTGAGGTGCAGCCCGACATCGCCACCCGCGCCCCCACCCTCGCCAACGGCGACTACAAGGTGGTCAAGAACGCGGCGGGCGACGTGATCCGCAACTCCGTGACCTACACCATCCGCAAGGACGCCAAGTGGAGCGACGGCACGCCCATCACCATCGCCGACGCCCAGTTCTGGCTCAAGCTGCAGCTCGACGACCGCGTGCCCGTGCCCGACCGCGACCCCTGGGATCGGGCCAAGATCACCGCCAACGACGCCGACACCTTCACCGTGACCTTCGAGCCGCCGTACCTCTTCGCCGAGCAGGTGGGTGCTCCCGGCATCGCCCCGCTGCATGTCATGGGCGCAGCCTGGAACGCTTTCGATGCCAAGACCAAGGATGAGAAGGATGCCAAGGTCGTCAACGAGGAGTGGAAGAAGTTCATCTCCTCCTACACCACTGCCCGCAACCTGCCCAAGGTCGTGGCCGGCCCCTTCAAGCCCACCGCCTGGCGCACCGGCAACAGCCTGACCATGACCCGCAACCCCGCCTACTGGAACCAGCCCAAGGCCGGCGCCGACAAGTACGTGCAGACCGTGGTCTACCGCTTCATCCCGAACACCAACACCCTGAAGGTCAACACGCTCTCGGGCCAGCTCGACGCGGTCAGCGCTGTCGGCCTGACCTTCGACCAGGGCGTGGATCTGTCGCGCACCGAGCGCGGCAAGTACAAGACCTATTTCGTGCCCGGCGCCGTGTGGGAGCACATCGACGTGAACACGCGCGGCCAGAAGGCCAAGGATCTCGACCTCGACGATCCCCGGATGCGTCAGGCACTGCTGTACTCCATCGACCGCGACGCGCTGACCAAGGCGCTGTTTCAGGGCCGCCAGGCGGTCTCGAACAGCTGGATCAGCCCGATCAGCAAGCTGTACAAGAAAGACGTCACCGACTACAACCAGAACGTCGCCAGGGCCAAGAGCCTGTTCACGGCGCTGGGCTGGACGCCGGGCAGCGACGGCATCCTGCAGAAGGCCGGCAAGAAGCTCACCCTGAACTTCGGCACCACCGCCGGCAACAGCGTGCGTGAGCGGGTGCAGCAGATCCTGCAGGCCCAGTGGAAGGCCGTGGGCGTGCAGGTCAACATCCAGAACTATCCCGCCAGCGTGTTCTTCGGCCCCGACTTCCTGAGCAAGGGCGAAACGGGCAAATGGGACCTCGCCATGTACGCCTGGAGCAACAACCCGCTGTTCGAGGAAGGTAACCTCTTCAAGAGCGACGCGATCCCCACGGCGGCCAACGGCTACTCCGGCCAGAACAATGCCGGCTGGAAGAACGCCGAGTACGACACGCTCTTCAAGAAGGCCCAGGTCGAGTTCGACTCGGCGGCGCGCATCAAGCTGTTCGACCGGATGCAGACCATCTGGAACAGCGAAGTGCCCTCGCTGCCCCTGTACTTCCGCGTGAACGTGTACACCAAGGTGCCGGGCCTGGCCAACTACACCTTCAGCGCCTACACCCAGTACCCCAGCTGGAACGCCGCCAACATCGGCTGGCTCTCCCGGGGCGCCGTCGAGGAATACAAGCAGAAGTAA